The genomic window ATAGAAAACAATGCGTTCATAGTGAAACTTTAACAAGCCAGCGCTCACTGGAAACCCACATTTACAAAAACTCCATAGATttcaacaaaaaggaaaagaaagagaagtagcAGCAAAGAGCAGGAATCTCAGGCCCCAGACTGAAGGCAGCAACAAGTCCTGGATACCGTCATTCTTACACATCGAAGTCCAAATGGCAGCAAAGAAAAAATGGTTAAGTCCATTCACGACAAACTcgtcctacacacacacacacacacacacacacacacacacacacacacacacacacacaaggagccCGTCGATTTCAAAACCACCAACTCAAAGCCAGGTCCCTCCCTTGCTTTAGACTTCCCAGTTACTTGATGAACGTGTTTATTAGGCGGGTGAGCAGAAACTTAAGCTTAAAGTCCTCAGCCGGGAGAGACTGCTGAGTAGGGGTGAGAAGCAAGTGGTGCGGGAACCCGGCGCTGCGGGGCGCGAGGACCCCCAGCGGCCCAAGTCCACCCGGACACGGCTTGGGGAGGACGTCGAGCGCCCCCCGCCTGCCTTCTTGTGCCCCCACCCAGTCCCAGGTAAGCGGGGACCACCTACGTGTCACTTGGGCGGGTCCCGATCGCAGGCACAGAGCACAGCGTGGGCCCCGGAGCGCGCTGGGGACCGGAGGGCGGGGGCCCCGGGCGGCTGCCGCAACTGCTCTCCCGGGGCTCGGTCAATTGGTTGGGGAGGCCGTCAGCGCCTCGCTCCTACAGGCTGGCCCGCGGGCATAGACAACCACCCACACCCGGCACAGGCGCGcgcgtatacacacacacacacacacgcacgcacgcacccACAGCCACAAAGCGCGTCTGCCGCCGGGAAGCGCGATCCCGGGGCGCCCTTTGGCCGCAGAAGGGACCCGGGGCCGCAGGCTCGGCGCTCAGAGGGTACCGTCTTCCCGCGCCGCGCCCGCGCCTTTACCTGCGCCCGCCGCCGCCTCGCGTCCGGCTCCCGCCGCCCCCAGGCTGGCCTCAGGCTGCGCGGTCAATCCCCGCAGCCCCCGCCCCGCGGCCCGCCGAGCCCGGCCCTCCGCCCGCCCCTCGGCCGTCGCCCGGAGCGGGGCCGCCCCCTGCGCCCACCCCGCCGGGGTCCCGAGCGCGGCCGGGAGGCCGGGAAGGGCTCAGCAGCGCGGGGACCCTGGCCGCCCGACAGCGGGCGGGC from Bos indicus x Bos taurus breed Angus x Brahman F1 hybrid chromosome 8, Bos_hybrid_MaternalHap_v2.0, whole genome shotgun sequence includes these protein-coding regions:
- the LOC113897508 gene encoding basic proline-rich protein-like, which encodes MTLKQIGEKLGLLKPEGIEDFALLTAVTCFKIHAGEQKLKLKVLSRERLLSRGEKQVVREPGAAGREDPQRPKSTRTRLGEDVERPPPAFLCPHPVPGTEHSVGPGARWGPEGGGPGRLPQLLSRGSVNWLGRPSAPRSYRLARGHRQPPTPGTGARVYTHTHTRTHAPTATKRVCRREARSRGALWPQKGPGAAGSALRGYRLPAPRPRLYLRPPPPRVRLPPPPGWPQAARSIPAAPAPRPAEPGPPPAPRPSPGAGPPPAPTPPGSRARPGGREGLSSAGTLAARQRAGSAGGQGRRGSGSVCRRSAWSAPALARWQGRRGRGRRGRATGAAQTPASFFLRLLLFCWLHVAQVSKSCTSRLPPPGSFPYLARRPPSPDPRRSSSPIQLLDFQPRLQSGGGGYLKPPIHDLPSAPPPGENPPGARDPRASNSISPPRTRSRAHLCDRQLAGLGWPPPHVAFSFCRSFLPT